In Acropora palmata chromosome 7, jaAcrPala1.3, whole genome shotgun sequence, one genomic interval encodes:
- the LOC141886366 gene encoding uncharacterized protein LOC141886366, giving the protein MRKEEASSGISPKALTATEEILEEITELMANKQNIEEDEDSKIRAERSQALDARFKALHTWSKTKKAEKRKHDSDENLSDDEQLTPKKSRKRRRGSDAIKFLQEQNEKEEERKQEEMEHRKDMAAIEMKRQDLLQQQLQMQQQQMQQMQTIVSKMSQP; this is encoded by the exons ATGAGAAAAGAGGAAGCGTCAAGTGGAATATCTCCAAAAGCACTTACAGCGACAGAGGAAATCCTGGAGGAAATTACTGAACTTATGGCTAACAAACAGAACATagaagaagatgaagattCTAAGATA AGAGCAGAAAGAAGCCAAGCTTTGGATGCCAGATTTAAGGCATTGCACACATggtcaaaaaccaaaaaagcaGAGAAACGAAAACATGACTCAGATGAAAACTTGAGCGATGACGAGCAGTTGACAccaaagaaaagcagaaagaGACGAAGAGGAAGCGATGCCATTAAGTTCTTACAAGAGCagaatgaaaaggaagaggAACGGAAGCAAGAGGAAATGGAGCACCGCAAGGACATGGCTGCGATTGAGATGAAGCGGCAAGATCTACTTCAACAGCAGTTGCAAATGCAGCAACAGCAAATGCAACAGATGCAGACTATAGTGTCCAAAATGTCACAGCCATAG